A stretch of the Malus domestica chromosome 08, GDT2T_hap1 genome encodes the following:
- the LOC103440745 gene encoding CHD3-type chromatin-remodeling factor PICKLE isoform X4, whose protein sequence is MSSLVERLRVRSDRRPVYNIDESDDEADFVSGKRGTAPEKFEKIIRSDAKENSCQACGGSGYLLDCETCSYAYHSKCLLPPLRSPPPGNWRCPECVSPLNDIDKILDCEMRPTVAGDSDASTLGSKQIFVKQYLVKWKGLSYLHCTWVPEKEFVKAFKAHPRLKTKVNNFHRQMESSNNSEDDFVAIRPEWTTVDRILACREDDEKEYLVKWKELPYDECYWESESDIAAFQPEIGRFNRIQSRSHKVLSSKQKSSLRDAMDSKYKQKEFQQYEGSPDFLSGGTLHPYQLEGLNFLRFSWSKQTHVILADEMGLGKTIQSIAFLASLFEEKVSPHLVVAPLSTLRNWEREFATWAPQMNVVMYVGSSQARAVIREYEFYFPKNHKKIKKKKSGQIVSESKQDRIKFDVLLTSYEMINLDSTSLKPIKWECMIVDEGHRLKNKDSKLFSSLQQYWTNHRVLLTGTPLQNNLDELFMLMHFLDAGKFGSLEEFQEEFKDINQEEQVSRLHRMLAPHLLRRVKKDVMKELPPKKELILRVDLSSKQKEYYKAILTRNYQILTRRGGAQISLINVVMELRKLCCHPFMLEGVEPDIEDPNEAFKQLLETSGKLQLLDKMMVKLKEQGHRVLIYSQFQHMLDLLEDYCTFKKWQYERIDGKVGGAERQIRIDRFNAKNSSRFCFLLSTRAGGLGINLATADTVIIYDSDWNPHADLQAMARAHRLGQTNKVMIYRLVTRGSIEERMMEMTKKKMVLEHLVVGRLKKQDINQEELDDIIRYGSKELFVDENDEAGKSRQIHYDDAAIDRLLDRDQAGDDEALLDDEDEDGFLKAFKVANFEYIDEAEAVAEEEPQKVTMESRPLASSYERTNYWEELLKDKYEVHKVEEFNALGKGKRSRKQMVSVDDDDLAGLEDVSSDGEDDNYEAEVMDGETSSSGTVSGGKRLPNRKRSRVESMEPPPLMEGEGRSFKVLGFNQSQRAMFVQVLMRFGVGDYDWKEFTARMKKTFEEVDRYAKLFLEHIAEGDNDSPTFADGVPKDGLRIGDVLIRVATLMLVKKRVEAALRNPGAPLFSQDTLLFHPGLKGGKYWKEEHDFTLLRAVIKHGYGRWQAIVDDKDLRLQEVICQELNLPFINLPLPGQVNTQAQNGEKATNGEGPSNHASENGSGSDIGANVSQGTSDAVNQPQLFHNSSVLFQYRDMQRRQVEFIKKRVLLLEKGNVSELIAEEYGEATVVGSEEPESAPNATILSSPHSVETNGHMVDQLPRIVDITPEEVAAAACDNDPDRLKLPRLYNEMCNVVERNAHISLETSLGTICEAINMTLSSVPHHPPPESLILNPGKQSEAESSGGVFLKPPSPQGDGKHAVVADSEMTNLAAEPEPTIMELDPEPVDGIICDDRGKQEQNNVDSKGKGVIVLDD, encoded by the exons ATGAGTAGCCTGGTGGAGAGGCTTCGCGTTAGGTCAGACCGAAGACCGGTGTACAACATTGATGAGTCAGATGATGAGGCTGATTTTGTGTCTGGAAAACGTGGGACAGCTCCGGAAAAGTTTGAAAAGATTATTAGGAGTGACGCG AAAGAGAATTCATGTCAAGCCTGTGGCGGAAGTGGGTATCTTCTGGACTGTGAAACATGTAGTTATGCTTACCATTCTAAGTGTTTACTTCCACCATTGAGATCGCCTCCCCCTGGCAACTGGAGATGCCCTGAATGT gTAAGCCCGTTAAATGATATTGATAAGATTTTGGACTGTGAAATGCGCCCTACTGTAGCTGGTGATAGTGATGCCTCAACGCTGGGCTCAAAGCAAATTTTTGTAAAACAATATCTTGTAAAGTGGAAGGGACTATCTTATCTGCATTGCACATG GGTTCCAGAGAAGGAGTTTGTGAAAGCTTTTAAGGCCCATCCACGTTTGAAGACAAAAGTAAATAATTTCCATCGTCAAATGGAATCAAGTAATAACTCTGAGGATGATTTTGTTGCCATTCGACCTGAATGGACTACTGTTGATCGAATTCTGGCTTGCAG gGAAGACGATGAGAAAGAATATTTAGTAAAGTGGAAAGAACTTCCCTATGATGAGTGCTATTGGGAATCCGAATCGGACATAGCTGCATTTCAGCCGGAAATAGGGAGATTCAACAGAATTCAGTCTAGGTCTCATAAAGTTTTGTCTAGTAAGCAGAAGAGCAGTCTTAGAGATGCCATGGACTCAAAATATAAGCAGAAAGAGTTTCAACAGTATGAAGGCAGTCCCGACTTTCTTTCTGGAG GCACTCTGCATCCGTATCAGCTTGAAGGGTTGAACTTCTTACGTTTCTCCTGGTCCAAACAAACTCATGTTATACTTGCAGATGAGATGGGACTTG GTAAAACCATACAGAGTATTGCTTTTTTAGCATCTCTTTTTGAAGAGAAAGTCTCTCCACATCTAGTTGTGGCTCCACTTTCAACATTAAGAAATTGGGAACGGGAATTTGCAACATGGGCACCTCAAATGAATGTG GTTATGTATGTTGGCTCTTCCCAAGCGCGTGCTGTCATACGGGAATATGAATTTTACTTCCCCAAAAATCAcaagaagataaagaaaaagaaatctgGTCAAATTGTTAGCGAAAGCAAGCAAGATAGGATCAAATTTGATGTTCTCTTGACATCGTATGAGATGATCAACTTAGACTCAACGTCACTAAAACCAATAAAGTGGGAGTGCATG ATTGTTGATGAAGGTCATCGTCTAAAAAATAAGGATTCAAAACTATTCTCATCGTTACAGCAGTATTGGACTAATCATCGTGTGCTTCTGACCGGCACTCCCCTCCAG AACAATCTGGACGAGCTCTTTATGCTTATGCATTTCCTTGATGCTGGGAAG TTCGGAAGTCTGGAAGAGTTTCAGGAAGAGTTTAAGGATATAAATCAAGAGGAACAAGTTTCACGGCTTCATAGAATGTTGGCTCCCCATCTCCTAAGAA GAGTGAAAAAggatgtgatgaaggaactaCCTCCTAAAAAGGAACTGATATTACGTGTTGATTTAAGCAGCAAACAGAAAGAGTATTACAAAGCAATTCTGACCCGTAACTATCAGATACTAACTCGTCGAGGTGGTGCACAG ATATCTCTTATCAATGTGGTTATGGAATTGCGCAAGCTTTGTTGTCATCCGTTTATGTTAGAGGGAGTTGAACCAGACATAGAAGATCCAAATGAAGCTTTCAA ACAGCTATTGGAAACTTCTGGGAAATTGCAATTGTTAGACAAAATGATGGTGAAACTTAAGGAGCAAGGGCATAGAGTTCTCATATATTCACAGTTTCAGCACATGCTTGATTTGCTAGAAGACTATTGTACTTTCAAA AAATGGCAGTACGAACGGATAGATGGAAAAGTTGGTGGAGCTGAGAGACAAATAAGAATAGATCGATTTAATGCCAAAAATTCTTCTAGATTTTGTTTTCTGCTATCTACTCGAGCTGGGGGCTTAGGAATAAACCTTGCAACTGCAGATACAGTGATCATATATGATAG TGATTGGAATCCTCATGCTGATCTACAAGCTATGGCAAGAGCTCATCGACTTGGGCAAACTAACAAG GTAATGATTTATAGGCTAGTAACCCGAGGAAGCATTGAAGAACGGATGATGGAAATGACAAAGAAGAAAATGGTATTGGAGCATTTGGTTGTTGGAAGGTTAAAGAAACAAGATATCAACCAG GAAGAGTTAGATGACATCATAAGGTATGGATCGAAGGAGTTATTTGTTGACGAAAATGATGAAGCAGGAAAATCCCGTCAAATCCATTATGATGACGCTGCAATAGATAG ACTACTGGATCGTGATCAAGCTGGGGATGATGAGGCTTTgttggatgatgaagatgaagatggattTTTAAAGGCCTTCAAG GTTGCGAATTTTGAATATATTGATGAAGCAGAGGCTGTAGCAGAGGAGGAACCACAAAAGGTTACCATGGAAAGTCGACCTCTTGCGAGCAGTTATGAAAGAACAAATTACTGGGAAGAGTTATTAAAAGACAAATATGAAGTGCATAAAGTTGAAGAATTTAATGCTTTGGGAAAAGGAAAGCGAAGTCGTAAGCAG ATGGTATCTGTTGATGATGACGATCTTGCTGGTTTGGAAGATGTGAGTTCTGACGGTGAAGATGATAACTATGAAGCTGAAGTGATGGATGGTGAAACATCATCATCCGGAACTGTTTCTGGGGGGAAGAGGCTGCCTAACAGAAAGAGGAGTCGTG TGGAAAGTATGGAGCCCCCTCCCTTGatggaaggagaaggaagatcCTTCAAAGTTTTGGGTTTCAATCAAAGTCAGAGAGCCATGTTTGTACAAGTCTTGATGAG GTTCGGAGTGGGGGATTATGACTGGAAAGAGTTTACAGCACGCATGAAGAAGACATTTGAAGAAGTAGATAG atatGCTAAACTATTCTTGGAGCACATAGCTGAAGGAGATAATGACTCTCCAACCTTTGCAG ATGGTGTACCTAAAGACGGGCTCAGAATAGGAGATGTACTTATTAGGGTTGCAACTTTGATGCTGGTGAAGAAAAGG GTGGAAGCAGCATTAAGAAATCCAGGGGCTCCACTTTTTTCACAGGATACCTTGTTGTTCCACCCTGGATTGAAGGGTGGAAAGTATTGGAAGGAGGAACATGATTTCACATTGCTGCGTGCCGTAATTAA GCATGGATATGGAAGATGGCAAGCTATTGTTGATGACAAGGACCTGAGGCTTCAAGAAGTTATCTGTCAAGAGTTGAATCTCCCCTTTATAAATTTACCCCTCCCTGGACAAGTTAATACACAAGCACAGAATGGTGAGAAAGCAACAAATGGAGAAGGACCTAGCAACCATGCTAGTGAAAATGGTAGCGGAAGTGACATAGGAGCTAATGTTTCCCAGGGAACCAGTGATGCTGTGAACCAACCTCAGTTGTTTCATAACTCTTCTGTGTTATTTCAATATAGAGATATGCAGAGAAGGCAGGTAGAATTTATTAAGAAGAGGGTGCTTCTTTTGGAGAAAGGGAACGTTTCAGAGTTGATTGCAGAGGAATAT GGTGAAGCAACTGTGGTTGGAAGTGAAGAACCTGAGAGTGCACCGAATGCTACAATATTGTCAAGCCCTCATTCCGTGGAGACTAATGGTCACATGGTTGATCAGTTGCCTAGAATAGTAGACATCA CTCCCGAAGAAGTTGCTGCTGCAGCTTGTGACAACGATCCAGATCGATTGAAATTGCCTCGCCTTTATAATGAG ATGTGCAACGTCGTGGAGCGAAATGCCCATATTTCACTTGAGACTTCTTTAGGAACCATTTGTGAAGCGATAAACATGACTCTCTCTTCTGTGCCCCATCATCCTCCACCAGAATCTCTCATATTGAATCCAGGTAAGCAATCGGAAGCTGAGTCAAGCGGCGGTGTTTTTCTGAAACCACCATCTCCTCAAGGTGACGGAAAGCATGCCGTCGTGGCAGACTCTGAGATGACAAATTTGGCTGCAGAACCTGAACCTACAATCATGGAGCTAGACCCTGAACCCGTGGACGGGATAATCTGTGATGATCGGGGAAAGCAAGAACAGAACAATGTCGATTCTAAGGGAAAGGGGGTCATTGTATTGGATGATTAA
- the LOC103440745 gene encoding CHD3-type chromatin-remodeling factor PICKLE isoform X3 — protein MSSLVERLRVRSDRRPVYNIDESDDEADFVSGKRGTAPEKFEKIIRSDAKENSCQACGGSGYLLDCETCSYAYHSKCLLPPLRSPPPGNWRCPECVSPLNDIDKILDCEMRPTVAGDSDASTLGSKQIFVKQYLVKWKGLSYLHCTWVPEKEFVKAFKAHPRLKTKVNNFHRQMESSNNSEDDFVAIRPEWTTVDRILACREDDEKEYLVKWKELPYDECYWESESDIAAFQPEIGRFNRIQSRSHKVLSSKQKSSLRDAMDSKYKQKEFQQYEGSPDFLSGGTLHPYQLEGLNFLRFSWSKQTHVILADEMGLGKTIQSIAFLASLFEEKVSPHLVVAPLSTLRNWEREFATWAPQMNVVMYVGSSQARAVIREYEFYFPKNHKKIKKKKSGQIVSESKQDRIKFDVLLTSYEMINLDSTSLKPIKWECMIVDEGHRLKNKDSKLFSSLQQYWTNHRVLLTGTPLQNNLDELFMLMHFLDAGKFGSLEEFQEEFKDINQEEQVSRLHRMLAPHLLRRVKKDVMKELPPKKELILRVDLSSKQKEYYKAILTRNYQILTRRGGAQISLINVVMELRKLCCHPFMLEGVEPDIEDPNEAFKQLLETSGKLQLLDKMMVKLKEQGHRVLIYSQFQHMLDLLEDYCTFKKWQYERIDGKVGGAERQIRIDRFNAKNSSRFCFLLSTRAGGLGINLATADTVIIYDSDWNPHADLQAMARAHRLGQTNKVMIYRLVTRGSIEERMMEMTKKKMVLEHLVVGRLKKQDINQEELDDIIRYGSKELFVDENDEAGKSRQIHYDDAAIDRLLDRDQAGDDEALLDDEDEDGFLKAFKVANFEYIDEAEAVAEEEPQKVTMESRPLASSYERTNYWEELLKDKYEVHKVEEFNALGKGKRSRKQMVSVDDDDLAGLEDVSSDGEDDNYEAEVMDGETSSSGTVSGGKRLPNRKRSRVESMEPPPLMEGEGRSFKVLGFNQSQRAMFVQVLMRGFFLVIRFSGMCRFGVGDYDWKEFTARMKKTFEEVDRYAKLFLEHIAEGDNDSPTFADGVPKDGLRIGDVLIRVATLMLVKKRVEAALRNPGAPLFSQDTLLFHPGLKGGKYWKEEHDFTLLRAVIKHGYGRWQAIVDDKDLRLQEVICQELNLPFINLPLPGQVNTQAQNGEKATNGEGPSNHASENGSGSDIGANVSQGTSDAVNQPQLFHNSSVLFQYRDMQRRQVEFIKKRVLLLEKGNVSELIAEEYGEATVVGSEEPESAPNATILSSPHSVETNGHMVDQLPRIVDITPEEVAAAACDNDPDRLKLPRLYNEMCNVVERNAHISLETSLGTICEAINMTLSSVPHHPPPESLILNPGKQSEAESSGGVFLKPPSPQGDGKHAVVADSEMTNLAAEPEPTIMELDPEPVDGIICDDRGKQEQNNVDSKGKGVIVLDD, from the exons ATGAGTAGCCTGGTGGAGAGGCTTCGCGTTAGGTCAGACCGAAGACCGGTGTACAACATTGATGAGTCAGATGATGAGGCTGATTTTGTGTCTGGAAAACGTGGGACAGCTCCGGAAAAGTTTGAAAAGATTATTAGGAGTGACGCG AAAGAGAATTCATGTCAAGCCTGTGGCGGAAGTGGGTATCTTCTGGACTGTGAAACATGTAGTTATGCTTACCATTCTAAGTGTTTACTTCCACCATTGAGATCGCCTCCCCCTGGCAACTGGAGATGCCCTGAATGT gTAAGCCCGTTAAATGATATTGATAAGATTTTGGACTGTGAAATGCGCCCTACTGTAGCTGGTGATAGTGATGCCTCAACGCTGGGCTCAAAGCAAATTTTTGTAAAACAATATCTTGTAAAGTGGAAGGGACTATCTTATCTGCATTGCACATG GGTTCCAGAGAAGGAGTTTGTGAAAGCTTTTAAGGCCCATCCACGTTTGAAGACAAAAGTAAATAATTTCCATCGTCAAATGGAATCAAGTAATAACTCTGAGGATGATTTTGTTGCCATTCGACCTGAATGGACTACTGTTGATCGAATTCTGGCTTGCAG gGAAGACGATGAGAAAGAATATTTAGTAAAGTGGAAAGAACTTCCCTATGATGAGTGCTATTGGGAATCCGAATCGGACATAGCTGCATTTCAGCCGGAAATAGGGAGATTCAACAGAATTCAGTCTAGGTCTCATAAAGTTTTGTCTAGTAAGCAGAAGAGCAGTCTTAGAGATGCCATGGACTCAAAATATAAGCAGAAAGAGTTTCAACAGTATGAAGGCAGTCCCGACTTTCTTTCTGGAG GCACTCTGCATCCGTATCAGCTTGAAGGGTTGAACTTCTTACGTTTCTCCTGGTCCAAACAAACTCATGTTATACTTGCAGATGAGATGGGACTTG GTAAAACCATACAGAGTATTGCTTTTTTAGCATCTCTTTTTGAAGAGAAAGTCTCTCCACATCTAGTTGTGGCTCCACTTTCAACATTAAGAAATTGGGAACGGGAATTTGCAACATGGGCACCTCAAATGAATGTG GTTATGTATGTTGGCTCTTCCCAAGCGCGTGCTGTCATACGGGAATATGAATTTTACTTCCCCAAAAATCAcaagaagataaagaaaaagaaatctgGTCAAATTGTTAGCGAAAGCAAGCAAGATAGGATCAAATTTGATGTTCTCTTGACATCGTATGAGATGATCAACTTAGACTCAACGTCACTAAAACCAATAAAGTGGGAGTGCATG ATTGTTGATGAAGGTCATCGTCTAAAAAATAAGGATTCAAAACTATTCTCATCGTTACAGCAGTATTGGACTAATCATCGTGTGCTTCTGACCGGCACTCCCCTCCAG AACAATCTGGACGAGCTCTTTATGCTTATGCATTTCCTTGATGCTGGGAAG TTCGGAAGTCTGGAAGAGTTTCAGGAAGAGTTTAAGGATATAAATCAAGAGGAACAAGTTTCACGGCTTCATAGAATGTTGGCTCCCCATCTCCTAAGAA GAGTGAAAAAggatgtgatgaaggaactaCCTCCTAAAAAGGAACTGATATTACGTGTTGATTTAAGCAGCAAACAGAAAGAGTATTACAAAGCAATTCTGACCCGTAACTATCAGATACTAACTCGTCGAGGTGGTGCACAG ATATCTCTTATCAATGTGGTTATGGAATTGCGCAAGCTTTGTTGTCATCCGTTTATGTTAGAGGGAGTTGAACCAGACATAGAAGATCCAAATGAAGCTTTCAA ACAGCTATTGGAAACTTCTGGGAAATTGCAATTGTTAGACAAAATGATGGTGAAACTTAAGGAGCAAGGGCATAGAGTTCTCATATATTCACAGTTTCAGCACATGCTTGATTTGCTAGAAGACTATTGTACTTTCAAA AAATGGCAGTACGAACGGATAGATGGAAAAGTTGGTGGAGCTGAGAGACAAATAAGAATAGATCGATTTAATGCCAAAAATTCTTCTAGATTTTGTTTTCTGCTATCTACTCGAGCTGGGGGCTTAGGAATAAACCTTGCAACTGCAGATACAGTGATCATATATGATAG TGATTGGAATCCTCATGCTGATCTACAAGCTATGGCAAGAGCTCATCGACTTGGGCAAACTAACAAG GTAATGATTTATAGGCTAGTAACCCGAGGAAGCATTGAAGAACGGATGATGGAAATGACAAAGAAGAAAATGGTATTGGAGCATTTGGTTGTTGGAAGGTTAAAGAAACAAGATATCAACCAG GAAGAGTTAGATGACATCATAAGGTATGGATCGAAGGAGTTATTTGTTGACGAAAATGATGAAGCAGGAAAATCCCGTCAAATCCATTATGATGACGCTGCAATAGATAG ACTACTGGATCGTGATCAAGCTGGGGATGATGAGGCTTTgttggatgatgaagatgaagatggattTTTAAAGGCCTTCAAG GTTGCGAATTTTGAATATATTGATGAAGCAGAGGCTGTAGCAGAGGAGGAACCACAAAAGGTTACCATGGAAAGTCGACCTCTTGCGAGCAGTTATGAAAGAACAAATTACTGGGAAGAGTTATTAAAAGACAAATATGAAGTGCATAAAGTTGAAGAATTTAATGCTTTGGGAAAAGGAAAGCGAAGTCGTAAGCAG ATGGTATCTGTTGATGATGACGATCTTGCTGGTTTGGAAGATGTGAGTTCTGACGGTGAAGATGATAACTATGAAGCTGAAGTGATGGATGGTGAAACATCATCATCCGGAACTGTTTCTGGGGGGAAGAGGCTGCCTAACAGAAAGAGGAGTCGTG TGGAAAGTATGGAGCCCCCTCCCTTGatggaaggagaaggaagatcCTTCAAAGTTTTGGGTTTCAATCAAAGTCAGAGAGCCATGTTTGTACAAGTCTTGATGAG GGGGTTCTTTTTGGTGATAAGATTCTCTGGAATGTGCAGGTTCGGAGTGGGGGATTATGACTGGAAAGAGTTTACAGCACGCATGAAGAAGACATTTGAAGAAGTAGATAG atatGCTAAACTATTCTTGGAGCACATAGCTGAAGGAGATAATGACTCTCCAACCTTTGCAG ATGGTGTACCTAAAGACGGGCTCAGAATAGGAGATGTACTTATTAGGGTTGCAACTTTGATGCTGGTGAAGAAAAGG GTGGAAGCAGCATTAAGAAATCCAGGGGCTCCACTTTTTTCACAGGATACCTTGTTGTTCCACCCTGGATTGAAGGGTGGAAAGTATTGGAAGGAGGAACATGATTTCACATTGCTGCGTGCCGTAATTAA GCATGGATATGGAAGATGGCAAGCTATTGTTGATGACAAGGACCTGAGGCTTCAAGAAGTTATCTGTCAAGAGTTGAATCTCCCCTTTATAAATTTACCCCTCCCTGGACAAGTTAATACACAAGCACAGAATGGTGAGAAAGCAACAAATGGAGAAGGACCTAGCAACCATGCTAGTGAAAATGGTAGCGGAAGTGACATAGGAGCTAATGTTTCCCAGGGAACCAGTGATGCTGTGAACCAACCTCAGTTGTTTCATAACTCTTCTGTGTTATTTCAATATAGAGATATGCAGAGAAGGCAGGTAGAATTTATTAAGAAGAGGGTGCTTCTTTTGGAGAAAGGGAACGTTTCAGAGTTGATTGCAGAGGAATAT GGTGAAGCAACTGTGGTTGGAAGTGAAGAACCTGAGAGTGCACCGAATGCTACAATATTGTCAAGCCCTCATTCCGTGGAGACTAATGGTCACATGGTTGATCAGTTGCCTAGAATAGTAGACATCA CTCCCGAAGAAGTTGCTGCTGCAGCTTGTGACAACGATCCAGATCGATTGAAATTGCCTCGCCTTTATAATGAG ATGTGCAACGTCGTGGAGCGAAATGCCCATATTTCACTTGAGACTTCTTTAGGAACCATTTGTGAAGCGATAAACATGACTCTCTCTTCTGTGCCCCATCATCCTCCACCAGAATCTCTCATATTGAATCCAGGTAAGCAATCGGAAGCTGAGTCAAGCGGCGGTGTTTTTCTGAAACCACCATCTCCTCAAGGTGACGGAAAGCATGCCGTCGTGGCAGACTCTGAGATGACAAATTTGGCTGCAGAACCTGAACCTACAATCATGGAGCTAGACCCTGAACCCGTGGACGGGATAATCTGTGATGATCGGGGAAAGCAAGAACAGAACAATGTCGATTCTAAGGGAAAGGGGGTCATTGTATTGGATGATTAA